One segment of Natranaeroarchaeum aerophilus DNA contains the following:
- the hmgA gene encoding hydroxymethylglutaryl-CoA reductase (NADPH) encodes MTDAADLADRVQDGDLRLYELEEHADHETAATARRLLVERETGADLSTVGEYAFDAADADANIENAIGGAQLPMGVVGPVKIDGGAADGEYYLPLATTEGALLASVNRGLSAIRSAGGAQARVTKNGMTRAPVFRVQGIVEAKEVVDWVGENTERLREAAESTTSHGELLDVEPYVVGDSVYLRFAYDTKDAMGMNMATIATGEACELVENETPADLVALSGNLCSDKKPAAINAVQGRGRSVTADVELDRELVEERLGTTPEAIEEANTRKNLVGSAKAGSLGFNAHAANVVAAAFLATGQDAAQVVEGSNAITTIEERGDSLYASVSIASLEVGTVGGGTKLPTQAEALDVLGVRGGGDPAGSNADELAEIIAVGALAGELSLLAALASRHLSSAHEDLGR; translated from the coding sequence ATGACTGACGCTGCCGACCTCGCCGACCGCGTTCAGGACGGCGACCTGCGCCTGTACGAACTCGAAGAGCACGCGGACCACGAGACCGCCGCGACGGCCCGCCGCCTGCTGGTCGAGCGCGAGACCGGTGCCGACCTCTCGACCGTCGGAGAGTACGCCTTCGACGCTGCCGACGCCGACGCGAACATCGAGAACGCCATCGGCGGCGCACAGCTCCCGATGGGCGTGGTGGGTCCCGTCAAGATCGACGGCGGGGCCGCAGACGGCGAGTACTATCTCCCGCTCGCGACGACCGAGGGCGCGCTGCTGGCGAGCGTCAACCGCGGCCTCTCGGCGATCCGCTCGGCGGGCGGCGCGCAGGCCCGCGTCACGAAAAACGGGATGACCCGCGCGCCGGTCTTTCGGGTACAGGGTATCGTCGAGGCAAAGGAAGTCGTCGACTGGGTCGGCGAGAACACGGAGCGCCTGCGCGAGGCTGCCGAGTCGACGACCAGCCACGGCGAACTACTGGACGTCGAACCGTACGTCGTCGGCGATTCGGTCTATCTGCGGTTTGCCTACGACACCAAGGACGCGATGGGGATGAACATGGCGACGATCGCCACGGGCGAGGCCTGCGAACTCGTCGAGAACGAGACGCCCGCCGATCTGGTCGCACTCTCGGGCAACCTCTGTTCGGACAAGAAACCGGCGGCGATCAACGCCGTCCAGGGCCGCGGCCGGAGCGTCACCGCCGACGTGGAGCTGGACCGCGAGCTCGTCGAGGAGCGACTCGGGACGACGCCCGAGGCCATTGAGGAGGCAAACACCAGAAAGAACCTCGTCGGGAGCGCCAAGGCGGGCAGTCTCGGCTTCAACGCCCACGCCGCGAACGTCGTCGCCGCCGCCTTCCTCGCGACTGGCCAGGACGCCGCACAGGTCGTCGAGGGCTCGAACGCAATCACGACGATCGAAGAGCGGGGCGACAGCCTCTACGCGAGCGTCAGCATCGCCAGTCTGGAAGTCGGTACCGTGGGCGGCGGGACGAAACTCCCCACGCAGGCCGAGGCCCTGGACGTGCTGGGCGTCCGCGGCGGCGGCGATCCCGCCGGTTCGAACGCCGACGAGCTCGCCGAGATCATCGCGGTCGGCGCACTCGCCGGGGAGCTCTCCTTGCTCGCCGCGCTGGCGTCCCGGCATCTGTCGAGCGCACACGAGGATCTCGGGCGGTAA
- a CDS encoding AbrB/MazE/SpoVT family DNA-binding domain-containing protein, with translation MSETTRITEKGQATIPKRLRDKYNLEPGDQVVWLEGEDGIVVRKRTQSGGRGLLAPDADADERAAIAERLSEGTREARDREYDLYE, from the coding sequence ATGAGCGAAACCACACGTATCACCGAGAAGGGGCAGGCAACGATCCCGAAACGGCTCCGTGATAAGTATAATCTCGAACCGGGCGACCAGGTCGTCTGGCTAGAGGGGGAGGACGGCATCGTGGTCCGCAAGCGTACCCAGTCGGGTGGTCGCGGGTTGCTTGCGCCCGATGCGGACGCCGACGAGCGGGCAGCGATCGCCGAACGTCTGAGCGAGGGCACGCGTGAGGCCCGCGACCGCGAGTACGATCTGTACGAATGA
- a CDS encoding type II toxin-antitoxin system HicB family antitoxin, with protein MASSTRNGDDHDDEIRLWREDDWWIARDVTTGVTTQGRSRAAALENLDEAVALQEGEVGREPTDDELRSAEIDPDQNVTGDTEPPDVLD; from the coding sequence ATGGCGAGTTCCACGCGGAACGGAGACGATCACGACGACGAGATCCGTCTGTGGCGCGAAGACGACTGGTGGATCGCCAGAGACGTCACAACGGGAGTTACAACGCAGGGTCGGTCACGTGCGGCCGCACTGGAGAACCTGGACGAAGCAGTCGCGCTACAGGAAGGGGAGGTCGGGCGGGAACCGACCGACGACGAACTCCGGAGTGCAGAAATCGACCCCGACCAGAACGTCACCGGAGATACTGAACCACCGGACGTTCTCGACTGA
- a CDS encoding rhodanese-like domain-containing protein encodes MVEDIAPETVTEKLENGDDVQVIDIRQPPQFAQGHIPGAENIPFPELPQRVDEHDWGNEIVVVCPIGQSSQQAARMLESYEGVDEDARVLNLDGGYRDWDGALEEA; translated from the coding sequence ATGGTCGAGGATATCGCTCCCGAAACGGTCACCGAGAAGCTCGAAAACGGCGATGACGTACAGGTAATCGACATCCGACAGCCGCCACAGTTCGCACAGGGCCACATCCCCGGCGCGGAGAACATCCCGTTTCCCGAACTCCCCCAGCGTGTCGACGAACACGACTGGGGCAACGAAATCGTCGTCGTCTGCCCGATCGGGCAGAGCTCACAGCAGGCCGCCCGGATGCTCGAATCCTACGAGGGCGTCGACGAGGACGCCCGCGTGCTCAATCTCGATGGAGGCTACCGGGACTGGGATGGCGCGCTCGAAGAGGCCTGA
- a CDS encoding DUF7563 family protein → MPHCQNCDSFVTVDYARVFTPRGVDEPRVCPECDDLIREGNDVRKARSSRGN, encoded by the coding sequence ATGCCACACTGTCAGAACTGCGATTCGTTTGTCACGGTAGACTATGCCCGGGTATTCACACCACGCGGCGTCGACGAGCCCAGAGTCTGTCCCGAGTGTGACGATCTGATCCGGGAGGGCAACGACGTCCGGAAAGCGCGCTCTTCGCGGGGGAACTGA
- a CDS encoding DUF7533 family protein, with translation MKLGFFESLTMVGALAVAIPMVYAGGSIYLAGNPIGLFFVALGVVMVLAERFITTPFDVPSIVAKKTVGRLMTDPEETETDTAESK, from the coding sequence ATGAAACTGGGCTTTTTCGAGTCGCTGACGATGGTCGGTGCGCTCGCGGTCGCTATCCCGATGGTCTATGCTGGCGGGAGCATCTACCTCGCAGGAAACCCGATTGGACTGTTCTTCGTCGCCCTTGGGGTTGTGATGGTGCTCGCCGAGCGGTTCATCACGACACCCTTTGACGTGCCCTCGATCGTCGCGAAAAAGACCGTCGGGCGGCTCATGACCGACCCCGAGGAGACCGAGACGGACACGGCCGAGAGCAAGTAG
- a CDS encoding type II toxin-antitoxin system HicA family toxin: protein MGRRTFSGREVVKVLVNVGGFEWRRTTGDHAQLYYEHPTNEDDRRRITVPLHDELRTGTLRTIADDAGATDFDAFCQWIDAHA from the coding sequence ATGGGCCGGCGAACGTTCTCGGGCAGAGAAGTCGTGAAAGTACTTGTTAACGTCGGCGGCTTCGAGTGGCGTCGAACGACGGGCGATCATGCACAGTTGTACTACGAGCATCCGACAAACGAGGACGACCGGCGGCGGATAACGGTACCGCTACACGACGAGCTCCGGACTGGAACCCTCCGCACGATCGCCGATGACGCCGGAGCGACCGATTTCGACGCGTTCTGCCAGTGGATCGACGCTCACGCGTGA
- a CDS encoding HVO_0416 family zinc finger protein: protein MASAPNDAGDDLIDNFLSRNGHETEPVGWERNYNKLQCPECGGLHDQEASSCSVCDWTPHRT, encoded by the coding sequence ATGGCGTCCGCACCCAACGATGCCGGCGACGACCTGATCGACAACTTCCTTTCGCGGAACGGTCACGAGACAGAACCCGTAGGATGGGAGCGGAACTATAACAAGTTGCAGTGCCCCGAATGTGGCGGCCTCCACGATCAGGAGGCGTCCAGTTGTTCTGTGTGTGACTGGACGCCACACCGGACGTAG
- a CDS encoding UvrD-helicase domain-containing protein, with product MTAAETHVTRLFGGPGSGKTTALLDRVEELLEDGTVSQRDVLVVSYTRAAAAEIRERLAERLDENPRALKGNVCTMHAKAYELLNLSRNDVVGESDKEEFCEEYGIEFEDEYGGAGRRTARSTTLGNKIIATSQWLQRTRRDVSDWYDVPFQWDVEEVRLPPDVDPNAQDGGKYTPTWPSDDDRVDVPEAIRAWRNYKGDQGVVGFADMLERVKQRSLLPNVDHLVIDEFQDITKLQYDVYEEWKPYMKKVLIAGDDDQVVYSWQGADPALLLDEEVDEDVILPNSYRLPSNVLNVVNREIRHIDQRQDKDLNPRKEGGVVQAEESPSMLDVVREVRATVDETDDETVMLLFRARYQMFQFIDEFITEGIPFSVLTDQRMWTDRLTQFVRAIEALDADEPINGLEARRLADMLADSAFGSNERDELFDAIEEREEEAGVDDIVNLTIEPELIGEHVPFMPGPKSAADMSRKVTSFQKKSVTAYFAVGEYLGMDTERVRLGTIHSAKGREADHVFVGTDLTEKVVEQMAATVEDPTDVPGCEEFTKTTSPVPTLTDNERRVFYVGMSRARERLVIMENLVSGAPTLPIDVLLHNEPDERPVDELLTEALEPMEAQ from the coding sequence ATGACTGCAGCCGAAACGCACGTCACCCGTCTATTCGGTGGTCCCGGAAGCGGGAAGACGACGGCGCTTCTCGACCGGGTCGAAGAGCTGCTCGAAGACGGAACGGTGAGCCAGCGTGACGTGCTGGTCGTCTCCTACACCCGTGCTGCCGCCGCCGAGATCCGCGAGCGGCTGGCCGAACGTCTCGATGAGAACCCGCGGGCGCTCAAGGGCAACGTCTGTACGATGCACGCGAAAGCCTACGAGCTACTCAATCTCTCCCGAAACGATGTCGTCGGTGAGTCCGACAAAGAGGAGTTTTGCGAGGAGTACGGCATCGAGTTCGAAGACGAGTACGGTGGCGCGGGCCGCCGCACCGCCCGCTCGACGACGCTTGGCAACAAGATCATCGCGACGAGCCAGTGGCTCCAGCGCACCCGACGTGACGTTTCCGACTGGTACGATGTCCCCTTCCAGTGGGACGTCGAGGAGGTTCGGCTGCCGCCCGATGTCGACCCGAACGCACAGGATGGCGGGAAGTACACACCGACGTGGCCCAGCGACGACGACCGCGTCGACGTCCCCGAGGCGATCCGGGCGTGGCGCAACTACAAGGGCGATCAGGGGGTCGTCGGTTTCGCCGACATGCTCGAACGCGTCAAACAGCGCTCGCTGCTCCCGAACGTCGACCATCTGGTGATCGACGAGTTTCAGGACATCACGAAGCTGCAGTACGACGTCTACGAGGAGTGGAAACCCTACATGAAGAAGGTGCTGATCGCCGGGGACGACGACCAGGTCGTCTACTCCTGGCAGGGGGCTGATCCCGCTCTCCTGCTCGACGAGGAAGTCGACGAGGACGTCATCCTGCCGAACTCCTACCGGCTCCCCTCGAACGTCCTGAACGTCGTCAACCGGGAGATCCGCCACATCGACCAGCGTCAGGACAAGGATCTCAACCCGCGAAAGGAGGGTGGGGTTGTCCAGGCCGAGGAAAGCCCGTCGATGCTCGATGTCGTCCGCGAGGTCCGCGCAACGGTCGACGAGACCGACGACGAGACCGTGATGTTGCTCTTCCGGGCGCGCTACCAGATGTTCCAGTTCATCGACGAGTTCATCACCGAAGGGATCCCCTTCAGCGTCCTCACCGACCAGCGAATGTGGACCGACCGACTCACCCAGTTCGTCCGTGCGATCGAGGCGCTCGACGCCGACGAACCGATCAACGGCCTCGAAGCGCGACGGCTCGCCGACATGCTGGCCGACTCCGCGTTCGGCTCGAACGAGCGCGACGAGCTGTTCGACGCGATCGAAGAACGCGAGGAGGAGGCTGGCGTCGACGACATCGTGAACCTGACGATCGAGCCCGAGCTGATCGGCGAGCACGTCCCCTTCATGCCCGGCCCGAAGTCGGCTGCGGACATGTCCCGCAAGGTGACCAGCTTCCAGAAAAAGAGCGTCACCGCCTACTTCGCCGTCGGCGAGTACCTCGGGATGGACACCGAGCGCGTCCGACTGGGGACGATCCACAGCGCGAAAGGTCGCGAAGCGGATCACGTCTTCGTCGGGACCGACCTGACAGAGAAGGTCGTCGAGCAGATGGCAGCGACGGTCGAGGACCCGACCGACGTGCCAGGCTGTGAGGAGTTTACCAAAACAACCAGCCCCGTGCCGACGCTGACCGACAACGAACGGCGCGTCTTCTACGTCGGGATGAGCCGCGCTCGCGAGCGACTGGTCATCATGGAGAACCTCGTTAGCGGCGCGCCGACGCTGCCGATCGACGTCCTGTTACACAACGAGCCCGACGAGCGGCCGGTCGACGAGCTGCTGACCGAGGCGCTCGAACCGATGGAAGCACAGTAA
- the ubaA gene encoding SAMP-activating enzyme E1: protein MTDLNLDPVQLDRYSRHVIMDDVGPEGQKRLLDAPVLVIGAGGLGAPIIQYLAAAGVGRIGIADDDVVERSNLQRQVIHADADVGRPKVDSAAEFVEALNPDVDVVKHDVRVTAENVDELITDYDLVIDGSDNFQTRYLVNDACTLAGVPFTHGAIFQFEGQITTFPADEESPCYRCVFPEAPPEGMVPNCATAGVLGVLPGTVGCIQATEAVKMILGDGDLLDGRLLFYDAMAMEFDEIEIRTNPDCPVCGEDPAIESVQDVEYVETCSIGAD from the coding sequence ATGACCGATCTGAACCTCGACCCGGTCCAGCTGGACCGGTACTCCCGGCACGTCATCATGGACGACGTGGGACCGGAGGGCCAGAAGCGCCTGCTCGACGCCCCGGTGCTCGTGATCGGTGCTGGCGGGCTGGGTGCGCCGATCATCCAGTATCTCGCCGCCGCGGGTGTCGGGCGAATCGGCATCGCCGACGACGATGTCGTCGAACGGTCCAATCTCCAGCGGCAGGTAATTCACGCCGATGCGGACGTCGGGCGGCCGAAAGTCGACAGCGCCGCGGAGTTCGTCGAGGCGCTGAACCCCGATGTCGATGTCGTGAAACACGATGTCCGTGTCACCGCCGAAAACGTCGACGAACTGATCACCGACTACGATCTCGTGATCGACGGTAGCGACAACTTCCAGACGCGCTATCTGGTCAACGACGCCTGTACGCTCGCGGGCGTCCCCTTCACTCACGGTGCGATCTTTCAGTTCGAGGGCCAGATCACCACGTTCCCCGCCGACGAGGAGTCGCCGTGTTACCGCTGTGTCTTCCCCGAAGCGCCCCCCGAGGGGATGGTGCCCAACTGTGCGACTGCGGGCGTGCTCGGCGTACTTCCCGGCACTGTCGGCTGCATTCAGGCGACAGAGGCCGTGAAGATGATCCTCGGAGACGGCGATCTACTGGATGGCCGACTCCTGTTCTACGACGCGATGGCCATGGAATTTGACGAAATCGAGATCCGAACGAACCCGGACTGTCCGGTCTGTGGGGAGGATCCTGCGATCGAATCTGTCCAGGACGTCGAGTACGTCGAGACGTGCTCGATCGGTGCAGACTGA
- a CDS encoding DUF5611 family protein, which translates to MKEYKMRRGEYLEERVPDMEATVEDYFGTIDGTEEFKGNDLYVVGDPDNPVFERIVAGTAEYGSKKDKLAVHFEERPAEEVIAEGNADAAADAVDAKNEFLLEATGRDAKSRRESMKRQVEDDPDHDFEA; encoded by the coding sequence ATGAAAGAGTACAAGATGCGCCGCGGCGAGTATCTCGAAGAACGCGTACCGGATATGGAAGCCACCGTCGAGGACTACTTCGGCACGATCGACGGAACAGAGGAGTTCAAAGGGAACGACCTGTACGTCGTCGGCGACCCCGACAACCCCGTGTTCGAGCGAATCGTCGCCGGAACGGCGGAGTACGGGAGCAAGAAAGACAAGCTTGCAGTCCATTTTGAGGAGCGACCCGCCGAGGAGGTTATCGCGGAGGGCAACGCCGACGCGGCCGCAGACGCCGTCGACGCCAAAAACGAGTTCCTGCTCGAAGCCACCGGCCGGGACGCCAAATCGCGACGGGAGTCGATGAAGCGGCAGGTCGAGGACGACCCGGACCACGATTTCGAGGCCTGA
- a CDS encoding aminomethyltransferase family protein translates to MTVIRSVHEDHGATFADRGGRQIVRHFGRPGRTHRAVRNGVGLIEMAYGVLTIEGEDRVSYVDNVVSNSVPTENGEGTYALVLDPQGGIETDMYVYNAGERLLLFVPPQRAEPLAEEWRGKTFIEDVEIDVATDEFAVFGLHGPKSTEKVASVLNKAGAPDPTLSFVRGSMGDAGVTVIRTDALAGEEGYEVVCAASEAEHVYDTLLNHGLNAAPFGYDSWETLTLEAGTPLFDTELEGQIPNVLGLRNAVDFEKGCFVGQEVVSRVENRGRPSKRLVGLTCEALPAAGAAVFDGDASVGEVTRAAETEMIDQPIALALVGFDAAETDGLTVRVDGEDVPATLTELPFVEGSDRSGRLPSYE, encoded by the coding sequence ATGACAGTTATTCGCTCGGTTCACGAGGACCACGGCGCGACCTTCGCCGACCGCGGTGGACGCCAGATCGTCCGTCACTTCGGTCGCCCGGGCCGCACCCACCGCGCGGTTCGTAACGGCGTCGGCCTGATCGAGATGGCTTACGGCGTCCTGACGATCGAGGGCGAGGACCGCGTCAGCTACGTCGACAACGTCGTCTCGAACAGCGTCCCGACCGAGAACGGCGAGGGGACCTACGCGCTCGTACTCGACCCACAGGGTGGGATCGAGACGGATATGTACGTCTACAACGCGGGGGAACGCCTCCTCCTCTTTGTGCCCCCGCAGCGTGCCGAACCGCTCGCCGAGGAGTGGCGCGGAAAGACGTTCATCGAGGACGTCGAGATCGACGTGGCGACCGACGAGTTCGCCGTCTTCGGCCTCCACGGCCCGAAATCGACCGAGAAGGTTGCAAGCGTCCTCAACAAGGCCGGTGCGCCGGATCCGACCCTTTCGTTCGTTCGCGGGTCGATGGGCGACGCGGGCGTCACCGTTATTCGGACTGACGCGCTGGCAGGCGAGGAGGGGTACGAGGTCGTCTGCGCGGCGAGCGAGGCCGAGCACGTCTACGATACCCTGCTGAACCACGGGCTCAACGCTGCCCCCTTCGGCTACGACAGCTGGGAGACGCTGACGCTCGAAGCCGGGACGCCGCTGTTCGATACCGAACTAGAGGGTCAGATCCCGAACGTGCTCGGCCTTCGCAACGCGGTGGACTTCGAGAAGGGCTGTTTCGTCGGCCAGGAGGTCGTCTCCCGCGTCGAGAACCGCGGTCGGCCGAGCAAGCGACTCGTCGGCCTGACCTGCGAGGCGCTGCCCGCGGCCGGTGCAGCGGTGTTCGACGGTGACGCCTCGGTCGGCGAAGTGACCCGCGCCGCCGAGACCGAGATGATCGACCAGCCCATCGCGCTCGCGCTGGTCGGATTCGACGCCGCGGAGACCGACGGCCTCACCGTACGCGTCGACGGCGAGGACGTCCCGGCGACGCTCACTGAGCTTCCGTTCGTCGAGGGGAGCGACCGGTCGGGACGACTGCCGAGCTACGAGTAG
- a CDS encoding DUF7093 family protein, which yields MALRCSLLGHAYGDSDVEREREEQGNEVVVTIREEQTCARCGKTKLVSENKEVTAIRESTDEPGGAEPAAGAVDEGVAADADVNAPEGVEDSADEEVTGDGHDAEFVDEGPDDTEEVPAATREAGTATEDDESEEIDPADDDAVILDADNEPDDEPERDRGHGEWPDSDDTRSGEADEEEWPAVDGEDEGFDAESGSGEPENVEFGGGLRPESGGSGEGEAVVERPDTPKETTFTSVDSAPTPVESTGSGDGSQYVCPECGFTAPGSGSSLRAGDICPECRSGYLAER from the coding sequence ATGGCTCTCAGGTGTTCGCTCCTCGGACACGCCTACGGCGACAGCGACGTCGAGCGTGAGCGCGAGGAACAGGGGAACGAGGTCGTGGTAACGATCCGGGAGGAACAGACGTGCGCCCGGTGTGGCAAGACGAAACTCGTCAGCGAGAACAAGGAAGTAACAGCGATCAGGGAGTCGACCGACGAGCCCGGGGGAGCGGAGCCGGCTGCAGGGGCGGTCGACGAGGGCGTCGCAGCCGACGCCGATGTGAACGCGCCGGAGGGGGTCGAAGACTCCGCCGACGAAGAGGTCACCGGGGACGGCCACGACGCGGAGTTCGTCGACGAGGGGCCCGACGATACCGAGGAGGTTCCGGCCGCGACGCGGGAGGCCGGAACCGCGACAGAGGACGACGAGAGTGAGGAGATCGACCCCGCGGACGACGACGCTGTGATCCTCGACGCGGACAACGAGCCCGACGACGAGCCGGAGCGTGATCGCGGACACGGCGAGTGGCCTGACTCCGACGACACCCGGTCCGGTGAGGCCGACGAGGAGGAGTGGCCAGCCGTTGACGGCGAGGACGAGGGGTTCGATGCGGAGAGCGGAAGCGGCGAACCCGAAAACGTCGAGTTCGGCGGCGGCTTGCGCCCAGAATCGGGCGGCTCGGGCGAGGGTGAAGCGGTCGTGGAGCGACCGGACACCCCCAAGGAAACGACCTTTACCAGCGTCGACAGCGCGCCCACGCCGGTCGAGTCGACCGGTAGTGGCGACGGGTCGCAGTACGTCTGTCCGGAGTGTGGCTTTACCGCACCGGGTTCAGGGAGCTCGCTTCGGGCGGGCGACATCTGTCCCGAGTGTCGCAGTGGCTACCTCGCCGAGCGATAG
- a CDS encoding M24 family metallopeptidase: protein MTGDPSPAVLPRDFDWLDAELSERDAAAFVHVGSESVFKYLTRYDEPVTAAFVYTPDATVLCVPSTVESVPGATGRIRRFDARRQHPGEAAAEVLDELLDSHDETVLTPPTIPHDAALYVSADYALSSTDAVERARRGKTAGERTEITVAQGVATAGMDRAKEVLTAADRSGDRLLWDGDVVTTGRLREAIGEAVATAGGLPCGTTRIGIEGPPEPPQSDVPVTLSSTITVSLSPREPGGYHGHLTRTLVVDGDGGWERRAHVAVTNARSAALATLDAGAGVTTGELHRELVAEIGAYGFDPSPQSGDVIANLGHGVGLDQREPPAVDGTTELSAGTVLVVRPGLADAQQGYVALGDVVVVEEDGVRPLVEYPLSMEPGA from the coding sequence ATGACCGGCGACCCCTCGCCGGCGGTGCTGCCCCGGGACTTCGACTGGCTGGACGCCGAACTGAGCGAGCGCGACGCCGCCGCGTTCGTCCACGTTGGAAGTGAATCGGTCTTCAAATATCTCACCCGCTACGACGAACCGGTGACCGCTGCGTTCGTGTACACCCCGGATGCGACAGTCCTCTGTGTCCCCTCGACTGTCGAGTCTGTTCCCGGAGCCACCGGGCGCATCAGGCGGTTCGACGCGCGACGTCAGCATCCCGGGGAGGCGGCCGCGGAGGTCCTCGACGAACTACTGGATTCCCACGACGAGACCGTTCTGACGCCGCCGACGATCCCACACGACGCAGCCCTCTATGTATCGGCCGACTACGCGCTTTCGTCAACGGATGCCGTCGAGCGCGCCCGTCGGGGGAAAACAGCGGGCGAGCGAACCGAAATAACGGTCGCACAGGGCGTCGCTACGGCCGGGATGGACCGGGCAAAAGAGGTGCTCACGGCCGCCGACCGGTCCGGTGACCGACTGCTATGGGACGGCGACGTGGTGACGACCGGGCGCTTGCGCGAAGCGATCGGCGAGGCGGTCGCGACTGCGGGAGGACTCCCCTGTGGGACAACCAGAATCGGGATCGAGGGCCCACCGGAACCCCCTCAATCCGACGTGCCGGTCACGCTCAGCTCGACCATCACAGTGTCGCTCAGTCCCCGAGAACCGGGCGGCTATCACGGCCACCTGACCCGAACACTCGTCGTCGACGGCGACGGCGGGTGGGAGCGTCGCGCCCACGTCGCGGTCACCAACGCCCGCTCGGCGGCGCTTGCCACGCTCGACGCCGGCGCGGGCGTCACGACCGGTGAACTCCACCGCGAACTGGTCGCCGAAATCGGCGCGTACGGCTTCGATCCCTCTCCGCAGTCGGGTGACGTCATCGCGAACCTCGGCCACGGCGTCGGGCTCGATCAGCGGGAGCCCCCGGCGGTGGACGGTACGACGGAGCTCTCCGCCGGGACGGTGCTCGTAGTTCGGCCCGGCCTTGCCGACGCCCAGCAGGGCTACGTGGCGCTGGGCGATGTTGTCGTCGTCGAGGAAGATGGCGTTCGACCGCTGGTCGAGTATCCGCTGTCGATGGAGCCGGGCGCGTAG
- a CDS encoding PIN domain-containing protein produces MSGHYTADAVALYHYLADTLPPAADEIMAEAEAGVSIVEAPATTVAEVLYGVARTEAVAGQPLSVSPIDAQRGLLADGPIKRVDTTAGELAIFGSPADHLSLHDALVVASYRQRNTDAILTNDPEIDALGDATIWE; encoded by the coding sequence ATGAGTGGCCACTACACTGCCGATGCCGTCGCGCTGTATCACTACCTTGCTGACACGCTCCCACCAGCCGCCGACGAGATCATGGCTGAAGCGGAGGCGGGCGTCAGCATCGTCGAAGCCCCGGCAACAACAGTGGCCGAAGTGCTCTACGGTGTTGCACGCACCGAAGCGGTAGCGGGACAACCGTTGTCCGTCTCGCCGATCGACGCCCAGCGTGGTCTGCTTGCGGACGGACCGATCAAGCGCGTCGATACGACTGCAGGCGAACTCGCCATATTCGGCAGCCCTGCGGATCACCTGAGCTTGCACGACGCACTCGTCGTGGCGAGCTACCGGCAGCGGAACACTGATGCCATCCTCACGAACGATCCCGAGATCGACGCGCTCGGCGACGCCACGATCTGGGAGTAA
- a CDS encoding DUF6432 family protein: protein MKARPEFRDRPAVEVAVLDALVDRNEDGMTVFELRSHAEVSIHDLEDALESLKADGLIEVEESGSKTVIKADQRVVPETTLEGDDHSFLEELRERLPF from the coding sequence ATGAAGGCACGGCCGGAGTTCCGCGACAGGCCCGCAGTCGAGGTCGCGGTGCTCGATGCGCTGGTCGACCGCAACGAGGATGGGATGACGGTGTTCGAGCTACGGTCCCACGCCGAGGTCAGCATCCACGATCTCGAAGACGCGCTCGAATCGCTGAAAGCCGACGGGCTCATCGAGGTCGAGGAGTCCGGGAGTAAAACGGTGATCAAGGCCGACCAGCGCGTCGTGCCGGAGACGACGCTCGAGGGCGACGATCACTCGTTTCTCGAGGAGTTGCGCGAACGTCTACCGTTCTGA